DNA from Roseimicrobium sp. ORNL1:
ACCTCATGCGTTGTCATGATGTGGTGCGTCGTGTGCCGGTGGCGGATGAAGTGGCGCGCTATGCCGTGCGCCTTGCTTCTGCTACCCGTCCGCATCGCGCTGGCGCACCCGACTTTGTGAATGAATGGGTGAACTGGGGCGCCGGCACACGCGCGAGCCAGTATCTCGTGCTGGGTGGCAAGACCCGGGCGCTACTGCAGGGCCGTGCGCATGTAACCTTCGATGACATCAAAGCCATGGCGCGTCCCGTGATGCGACATCGCATTCAGCTTAACTACCGTGCCGAGGCGGAGGGGATGACGGTGGACAAGCTGATCGCGAAGGTAGTGGAGGCGGTGAAGCAGTAAGCAGTAAGCAGTAAGCAGTAAGCAGTAAGCAGTAAGCAGTAAGCAGTAAGCAGTAAGCAGTAAGCAGTAAGCAGTAAGCAGTAAGCAGTAAGCAGTAAGCAGTAAGCAGTAAGCAGTAAGCAGTAAGCAGTAAGCAGTCTTTTGACTCGTGATGAGTAGCCCGCTTTCCAAAATCAAGAACTGAATACTGATCACTGAATACTGAACACTAGATGCCTTATGTCGGCCTCCACCCCAAAAACCACCGGTCCCGACCTCGCGGCGCTCATGCGCATCCGGTCGCTGGAGTTGCGGGCGCGATTGGTGATGGAGGGGTTCTCCAAGGGGATGCATCGCAGTTTGCAGCACGGATTTTCCGCGGAGTTCAGCGAGTACCGGCAGTATGTGAACGGAGATGATCCGCGCTTCATTGACTGGAAGGTGATGGCGCGGAGTGACCGGTGTTATGTGAAGAAGTTCGAGGAGGAGACGAATTTGCGCTGCCAGCTTCTGATGGATGTGAGTGCCTCCATGGCGTATGGATCGAAGGGATACAGCAAGCTCGACTATGCTGCGACACTTGCGGCAACGCTCGCGCTCTTCCTGAGAGAGCAGGGGGATGCCGCGGGCATCACGCTCTTTGATGAAAGGGTGCTGGAGCATCTACCGGCGCAGGGGCGCGCGGGGCAGTGGCATGCGTTGCTGCTCCATTTGCAGAAGGCGCATACGACCTCGCGAGGCACCGGCACTCGGTTCCCTCTTCGTGCCTTGGGAGAAATGATCCGCAGGCGTGCGTTGCTGGTGATGTTCTCGGATTTCCTCACGCCGCTGGATGAGCTGGAGCGCGAGCTTGGCCTGCTCACCGCCATGCAGCATGACGTGGTGATTTTTCAGGTGATGGATCCCGCCGAGCTGGAGTTTCCCTTTGAGGAGTCGGCTGCTTTTGCCGACAGCGAATCAGGGAAAAAGCTTTTGCTGGAGCCTTCCATGGTGCGGAAGAACTACCTCGCGAAGTTGCAGGCCCATCTCGAGCGGCTTCGCAAGCTCTGTGACCGGCATGGTGTGGAGTACCGACTCATTCGCACGGATCGGCCCCTGGAGGAGGATCTCTTCGATTTCCTCAGCGCACGCCGCAATCTTACCGGGCGCCATCGCGCCAGGCCGAGGCACGCCGCATGAACTTCCTCTTCCCATTCTTTGCGCTGGCGGCGGCGGCGGTGGCCATCCCGATCCTGCTGCATTTCCGCAGGCAACCGCCGCAGAAGGTGGTGCCCTTCAGTTCGCTGATGTTCCTGGAGCAGACTCCGGTGCCGCCGAAAACGAAACGGAAGCTGGAGGACTGGCTATTACTCGCGCTGCGCTGCCTCGCCTTGATTCTGCTGGCGCTCATGTTCAGCCGCCCGTTCCTGCGTTCGAAGCAGACCACGCCTGCGGAAGGTGGCGTGAGCTGGTGCATCCTGGTGGATGCGAGTGCCTCCATGCGGCGCGAGGGTGTCTGGGAGCAGGTGGAGGAGAAGTATGGCGCTGCCCTGGAAAAGGTGGGCGAAGCGGACTCGCTGGTGGTGGCGGTGTTCGATGAGAGTCCACGGCTGCTGCTGGATCATGAGACGTGGGAACACACGCCGGTGGGCACACGGCGCATTGCTGCATCCTCGGTCATGCAGGACGTGGAGCCCTCGTGGGGCGGTACGAACTTGGGTGGAGCGCTGGTGTTCGCCGCACAGCAACTCACTGCGGAAGGCAGCGGGAAAACGGGTGAGAGACGCATCGTTCTGATTTCAGACATGCAGGAGGGCGCGGCGCTGGAAGCATTGCAATCCTCCTCCTGGCCCGAGCACGTGATGGTGTCTGTCGATGTGGTTGATGCAGCATGGAAAAACAATTTCACGCTGTCTGCGGCACCCGCCGTGGTTGAGGAAGCTGCAGCGTCCCTGGATGCGGCGCCTGCCCAGACCAATCGGGAAAATACTGACTCGGTGCGTGTACGCGTCACCAGCAGCCGGGACAACGAAGTGGAAAAGTTCTCCCTGCAATGGGCGACTGGTGGCGAGGTGGTGGAGGCCACGGTGCCATCCGGTGGCAGCCGCATCCTGAGCGCGCCGGTGCGGACGAATGCGGGTGCTGATGGACAACTGAACCTCCGTGGTGACGCAGAGCCGCTCGACAATCACCTGTTCGTGGCCAAGCCCATCGCGCGGCCCGCACGGGTGGTGTGCGTGGGCCATGATTTGTCGCGCGAAGAGACGGCGTCGCCGTTGTTCTATCTCTCTCGCGCGCTGAAGCCGACTGCGGCATTCATCCCGGAGTTGGTGATTGTGAACCCGACAGAATTGCGAGGGGTGAACTTGCAGGATGCTGACCTGGTCATGCTCTTTGGTGAGGCTCCTGCGGCGGCGCGGGACATTCTGCAGACTTGGGTGAAGGCCGGTGGCGCGCTGTTGAGTGTGGCTACCGTGGGAAACAATGGTGAGACGTTGCGTGCATTGGGCGCAGCACCAGAGTTGAAGTTCAAGGAGGTGGAGGACGATGCCCTGCTGGAGAATCTGGACTTCGCGCACCCTCTGCTGCGGACGTTTGCGGAGTCGGGTGTGCGGGATTTCACGCGCATCCGGTTTTGGAAGCACCGGGCCATGGAGGGCATGAATGGCATGCAGAAGGCCACGGTGATTGCGAAGTTCGACGATGGCTCTCCCGCGTGGATGGAGTGGCCGCTGGAGAAGGGGCGCGTGCTGGCGATGAGTGCCGGGTGGCAGCCTTCCGACAGCCAGCTTGCAGTGGCATCAAAGTTCGTGCCCCTGCTCTACTCCGTGCTCGACTGGGCTCAGGGCACTGCGGGCAATTCGCCAACGCTCACCGTGGGCGATGCCATTGCCGCTCAATCGGGCTGGCGTGGAGCCGTGCCGGTAAAGAGACCCGATGGCAAGACGGTGACCTGGAAAGTGGATGAGCAGAAGACCTATACTGCGACGGATGTGCCGGGCATCTATGTGATTGGCGAAGGGGACACCGCGCGGTCGGTGGCGGTGAATCTCGCGCCGAATGAAGGACGTTTCGCGCCGATGGATGTGCAGCGACTGGCCGATGCCGGTGTGAAGTTGAAGAGCGCTGGCCCTGTGTCGTCCGGTGCGGCCAAGGATGCTGATGCGGCAGCCGCGGAACGGCGCGTGGAAGACTCCGAGCACGAACAACGTCAAAAGGGCTGGAAAATCCTTCTGCTGGCGGCCCTGCTCGTGCTGCTTCTGGAAACGTGGCTTGCAGGCAGACGGAGCAAGGGAAGCCAGAGTCAACCCACCACCCAGGCCGCATGACATGAGCCGAATCCGTCCATTTCCATGTTCTGCCATCGCCTTTCCGGGCGTGCTCCGATTGAGCGTGAACATCCTCCTTCAAAAGCGTATTCTTTCCTGAGTCCGCCTCGCCACGCACGAAACTGTCAGCCGCTTGAATCCCATGAAGCCGCCTACGCCTTCTGTCCTGGTCGCGCTGGAGCGTCGCCTGGAGCCGCTCATCGAGATGGAGCGTCTCATCTTCCGTCGCAAGCTGCTGGCCGCAGGGTTTGGCGTGGCAGCGGTGGTGGCCCTGCTGCTGTGGTGGCGAGCTGGTGCTGCAGGACTCAGCCGCTGGGACCTGGTGCTTTTCGCGGTTGGCGCGTATCTGGTCGTGTGGTTTGGCTCAAGCTGGTGGTCGCGTGCCCGCAGGGTGGACCAGCGTGAAATCGCCCAGCGGTTGGAGTCGGCACATCCCGACATGCAGGCCGTGCTCCTCACGGCTATGGATCAGCACGGTGAGGGCGGCAGGCTGACGTATCTCCAGCAGCGGGTGGTTGCGGATGCTGTGCGACACTCAACCTCGCACGACTGGCAGCGGCAACTCTTTGGCAACAAGCCACGCGTGTGGGATCTTGTTTCCAGCGGTGCGCTTACCGTCTTCGCATTGCTGGTGGCGCTGACGTTTCCCAGGCTCGCGGGCAAAGACAATGTGCAGCACGCACCTCTAGCGTCCAAGGACAAGGTGGAGAAGCAGGCGGAGGCTCCCACCATCAATGTCGAGGTGCGTCCCGGTGATACGGAAGTGGAGCGCAACACACGGCTGGTGGTGGATGCGAAATTCACGGGCGGCACGCCGGCGCATGCGGTCATCGTGCTGAGTGAGGATGAGGAAGGCAAGCAGGAGCGCGCTCGTGTAAACATGAATGCCACCGTGGAGAACAACGCCTACGGCGGTGTCGTCAAGAGCGTGGAGCGCGATGGCTTCTACCGCGTGGAATATGAGGGAGGAGTCTCGAAGGTATTTCGCGTGACCACGTATGTGCACCCTGAGCTGGTGCGCTCGGATGCCATCATCACGCCACCCTCCTATTCCGGACAGCCGGCGAAGGAGGTCAAGAACACGCTGAATGTCTCCGCGCTGGAGGGATCCGAGATTCGCTTCCGCATGACCGTGAACAAACCCGTGGCTGTGGCGGAACTGTTTGGGGAGGACAAGACGAGCATCCCACTCGCGCCTACCAAGGAGGATCCGCTGGTGCTGGAGGGCGTCATGAAGCCGGAGGAGTCGCAGAAGTACCGCCTGCATCTCGTGGACGCCCAGGAGCGTAGCAACAAGCAGCCACCGTGGATCAAGGTCAATATCCTCAAGGACAATCCACCCAAGGTGGACCTGGTTTTCCCGAAGCGGGACCTTGCCGTATCGCCGCTTCAGGAGCTGCCGCTGGAAGCGAAGGTGTGGGATGACATCGGCGTGGAGAAGGCGGGCGTGGTCTTCATGCTGGGAGATTCCACGAAGGAGGTGCCGCTGAGCGAAGGCAAGCTCGATGGCAAGAAGTCGCATGAAGTGAAAACGATGCTCGCGCTGGAGGAGCTGGAAGCAAAGCCCCGCCAGATGGTGAGCTACTACGTCTGGGCGGAGGACCATCATCCGCAAGGCGGCGTGCGCCGCACCATGAGCGACATGTTCTTTGCCGAGGTACGTCATTTTGAAGACATCTTCCGCGAAGCGGACGCTCCGCCCGGAGCTGGTCAGGGACAGCCAAGTGTGGCAGACAAGCTGGCCCAGCTTCAGAAGCAGGTGGTGAATGCCACGTGGCGCCTGGTGCGTGATGCCGGTGGCGGGAAGAAGTATGAGAAGATGGAGGGGGATGTAGGTACTGTGAAGGAGGGGCAGGACACCGCCGCTCAGCAGACGGAGGAGGCCCTCGGTGAGGTGGAGGATGCTGAGGTTCGTCAAGCGTTGGAGGATGCCCTGGATGCGATGAAGCGCGCCTCCGGCACGCTGGATGAAGGCATCAAGAAAAAGGAGACGAACTCGCTGACGGTTGCACTCACTCCTGAACGCGAGGCTCTGGAACATCTGGGCCGTGCGCAGAGCCGTGAGCACCACGTGATGCGTGCGCAGAACCAGCAGCAGGGCGGACAGAGCCAGCAGAATCAGAACCAGATCATGCAGCTCGAGCTGACGCAGAAGGAGAAGATGTACGAGGAGGCGAGCGAGGCGAAAGAAGAAGAGACTGCGGAGCAGCAGGAGAACCTGCAAGTGCTGAACCGGCTCAAGGAACTGGCCCGCCGTCAGGAGGCGCTCGCGGAGAAGATCAAGGATCTGGAAGAGCAGATGGCCAAGGCCAAGACCGAGGAGGAGAAGGCGGAACTCCAGCAGCAGCTCAAGAGATTGCAGGAGGAACAGGAGCAGGTTCTCCGCGATTTGGATGAGCTGCAGGAACGCATGGAGAAGCCGGAGAACCAGCAGAACATGGCTCAGGAGCGTGAGAAGCTGGACAAGGCCCGCGAGCAGGCGCGAGAGGCGGCGGAGAAACTTGCCCAGGAGGAAACCAGCGCCGCCGCGAACTCCGCCACCCGCGCACAGGAGAATCTTGAGCAGGTGCGTGATGAATTTCGTCAGCGCACCGCGAAGCGTTTCGCGGAGGAAATGCGCCAGCTCAAGCAGCAGGCCGCGCAACTCGATGAAGGGCAGAAGCAGCTTGCCGAAGCCCTCCATCCCGAAGATTCACCGAAGCAGGAGCAGCAGCCGAAACCGGGTGAAAAGGGAGACACCACAGCAGAGCTGAAGAAGAACCTGGAGAGAAACCAACTGCGTCGGCAGGCGGAGGCGCAGGGTGAGGCACTCGATAAGATACTCGAGAACATGCAGCAACTCAGCGAGCAGGCAGAAGGCTCGGAGCCGTTGCTGGCAAGCTCCCTGCATGACGCCGTGCGCAAGGCGCACTCGGATGGCATCAAGGATGCCCTGGACGAAACCAGGCTGAACCTGCAGTACTCGCCAACGGATGCGGAGAGCAGCGAGCGCAAGGCAGCCCAAGGCATCGAAGAACTGAAGAAGGGTGTGGACCGTGCTGCCGAGAGCGTGCTCGGCAGCGAGACCGAAGCCCTGCGCATGGCGCGCAATGAATTGGATCGCCTGCTCAACGACGTGGAAAAGGATCAGGCGGAAAGGCAGCAGGGCGGTCCAGGTCAGGAAGCCAAGAACGAAGGACAGCAAACGGCTCAAGGCAAGAAAGGCGAGGGTGAACAAGCCCAACCCGGGAAGAACGCGCAAGATGCAGAACGCCGCATGGCCGCAGCTGATGGTGATCCTTCCAAGGAACAGAATGAGAAGGGTCAGCAGGCTTCCGCTTCCGGCCAGCAGGGTAAGGAAGGTCAGCAAGGCAAGCAACCAGGCAAGGGCACAGAGCCGGGCAAGGAAGGTGAGCGCGGCAAGGAGCCTGGAGCACTTGCGGGGAACAGTTCTGAGAAGAC
Protein-coding regions in this window:
- a CDS encoding DUF4175 family protein, with translation MKPPTPSVLVALERRLEPLIEMERLIFRRKLLAAGFGVAAVVALLLWWRAGAAGLSRWDLVLFAVGAYLVVWFGSSWWSRARRVDQREIAQRLESAHPDMQAVLLTAMDQHGEGGRLTYLQQRVVADAVRHSTSHDWQRQLFGNKPRVWDLVSSGALTVFALLVALTFPRLAGKDNVQHAPLASKDKVEKQAEAPTINVEVRPGDTEVERNTRLVVDAKFTGGTPAHAVIVLSEDEEGKQERARVNMNATVENNAYGGVVKSVERDGFYRVEYEGGVSKVFRVTTYVHPELVRSDAIITPPSYSGQPAKEVKNTLNVSALEGSEIRFRMTVNKPVAVAELFGEDKTSIPLAPTKEDPLVLEGVMKPEESQKYRLHLVDAQERSNKQPPWIKVNILKDNPPKVDLVFPKRDLAVSPLQELPLEAKVWDDIGVEKAGVVFMLGDSTKEVPLSEGKLDGKKSHEVKTMLALEELEAKPRQMVSYYVWAEDHHPQGGVRRTMSDMFFAEVRHFEDIFREADAPPGAGQGQPSVADKLAQLQKQVVNATWRLVRDAGGGKKYEKMEGDVGTVKEGQDTAAQQTEEALGEVEDAEVRQALEDALDAMKRASGTLDEGIKKKETNSLTVALTPEREALEHLGRAQSREHHVMRAQNQQQGGQSQQNQNQIMQLELTQKEKMYEEASEAKEEETAEQQENLQVLNRLKELARRQEALAEKIKDLEEQMAKAKTEEEKAELQQQLKRLQEEQEQVLRDLDELQERMEKPENQQNMAQEREKLDKAREQAREAAEKLAQEETSAAANSATRAQENLEQVRDEFRQRTAKRFAEEMRQLKQQAAQLDEGQKQLAEALHPEDSPKQEQQPKPGEKGDTTAELKKNLERNQLRRQAEAQGEALDKILENMQQLSEQAEGSEPLLASSLHDAVRKAHSDGIKDALDETRLNLQYSPTDAESSERKAAQGIEELKKGVDRAAESVLGSETEALRMARNELDRLLNDVEKDQAERQQGGPGQEAKNEGQQTAQGKKGEGEQAQPGKNAQDAERRMAAADGDPSKEQNEKGQQASASGQQGKEGQQGKQPGKGTEPGKEGERGKEPGALAGNSSEKTQQQGQGQGQGQEKGQQQGAGQGEQQGQQQAGMQPGQGQGQGQQRGEGQGESQQAANGQQQGQGRQPGQQPGEQGQGQGEGQGGQQPGQGQRAGMMAGDTPGQGQGQQQQQGQQPGQGQRPGGQQGMAQGGQGQGQAQGQGEQGRQPGEGGQRQGGQLAQGGNRAGGAQRSGGGEGGPGGDGGWFFDGAAEADNDSPLTGSNAGEWSDRLRRVEESLDNPELKNQAAGVIENARQIRLDNRRNDTPPQSDVVQLKVVQPLAELRDRVSEELAKREAANPLAPLDRDPVPHRYREQVRRYYSELGGGK
- a CDS encoding vWA domain-containing protein, whose translation is MNFLFPFFALAAAAVAIPILLHFRRQPPQKVVPFSSLMFLEQTPVPPKTKRKLEDWLLLALRCLALILLALMFSRPFLRSKQTTPAEGGVSWCILVDASASMRREGVWEQVEEKYGAALEKVGEADSLVVAVFDESPRLLLDHETWEHTPVGTRRIAASSVMQDVEPSWGGTNLGGALVFAAQQLTAEGSGKTGERRIVLISDMQEGAALEALQSSSWPEHVMVSVDVVDAAWKNNFTLSAAPAVVEEAAASLDAAPAQTNRENTDSVRVRVTSSRDNEVEKFSLQWATGGEVVEATVPSGGSRILSAPVRTNAGADGQLNLRGDAEPLDNHLFVAKPIARPARVVCVGHDLSREETASPLFYLSRALKPTAAFIPELVIVNPTELRGVNLQDADLVMLFGEAPAAARDILQTWVKAGGALLSVATVGNNGETLRALGAAPELKFKEVEDDALLENLDFAHPLLRTFAESGVRDFTRIRFWKHRAMEGMNGMQKATVIAKFDDGSPAWMEWPLEKGRVLAMSAGWQPSDSQLAVASKFVPLLYSVLDWAQGTAGNSPTLTVGDAIAAQSGWRGAVPVKRPDGKTVTWKVDEQKTYTATDVPGIYVIGEGDTARSVAVNLAPNEGRFAPMDVQRLADAGVKLKSAGPVSSGAAKDADAAAAERRVEDSEHEQRQKGWKILLLAALLVLLLETWLAGRRSKGSQSQPTTQAA
- a CDS encoding DUF58 domain-containing protein; amino-acid sequence: MSASTPKTTGPDLAALMRIRSLELRARLVMEGFSKGMHRSLQHGFSAEFSEYRQYVNGDDPRFIDWKVMARSDRCYVKKFEEETNLRCQLLMDVSASMAYGSKGYSKLDYAATLAATLALFLREQGDAAGITLFDERVLEHLPAQGRAGQWHALLLHLQKAHTTSRGTGTRFPLRALGEMIRRRALLVMFSDFLTPLDELERELGLLTAMQHDVVIFQVMDPAELEFPFEESAAFADSESGKKLLLEPSMVRKNYLAKLQAHLERLRKLCDRHGVEYRLIRTDRPLEEDLFDFLSARRNLTGRHRARPRHAA